The Oncorhynchus mykiss isolate Arlee chromosome 30, USDA_OmykA_1.1, whole genome shotgun sequence genome includes a window with the following:
- the paics gene encoding multifunctional protein ADE2 isoform X1 has protein sequence MERGAGRQRRGEEDTVEVEETGTAGQWGEAEVLALLSVWGELGAAQHSGVSSRATFECISEQLRGLSVLRDWRECQAQCRRLGLQARKAESPGTFNNYNQGAAAMMDTQMTPSDLVEEEEDLTSEKEAHSSLVTMQEGGPGQILHGALPYAQCVGPEGGRHWTDEEVRALLCVWSDRHVRQRLKGTLRNKAIFQEMARRMQRGFGVVRNWKQCRTKYKNLKYEYKMAKSAQAAAGSSGSGPGRYMKFFDELEAILLDRGLDGKDGNHDMQRRGPDVDQGAGRLETLGGQTQSTAPAGDLVIEIDDDNSDDYELDTDPNQRELEAHISPLDQSSAEQFHVVTVSDTGRNWSDQEVRALIQVWSEEGVCRQLQSSTRKRDIFVQISCRLLQQGVERDWKQCHTKYKNLKYLYRSLQRGRADGTDPRHLMRFYDEVDAILTRSDSGPAMRYEEQTEAGAILAGAAMMGYEDGKDAIFMSSDRATARMGHEERTRPVNSYTAQSYEVIPRNEDKRAYTGNAEMDKREDATAKRGLKRKALDQDTHRPVKRHDTGGCCAESIDFQYKEEDQYIPIIEINSVCSMAASDSFREKQGCRSSSNMASPSELKLGQKLNEGKTKQIFELADEPGHVLVQSKDQITAGNAARKDQMEGKAAIANRTTSCVFKLLQEAGIKTAFVRQQSEKAFVAARCEMIPIEWVCRRVATGSFLKRNPGVKEGYRFYPLKMEMFFKDDANNDPQWSEEQLLETKLSLAGLTIGRCEVDIMNRSTVAIFEVLERAWATQNCTLVDMKIEFGVNVSTKEIVLADVIDNDSWRLWPAGDRSQQKDKQVYRDLKEVTPEAMQMVKRNFEWVSESVKRLLEPQASGRVVVLMGSISDTAHCEKIRKACGSYGIPCELRVTSAHKGPDETLRIKAEYEGDGVPTVFVAVAGRSNGLGPVMSGNTVYPVINCPPITPNWGAQDIWSSLRMPSGLGCSTVLSPEAAAQFAAQIFGLSDHLVWSKLRASMLNTWVSLKQADKKLQACSL, from the exons atggagagaggagcagggagacaAAGAAGAGGTGAAGAAGACacggtagaggtagaggagacaGGAACAGCAGGACAGTGGGGGGAAGCGGAGGTGCTGGCTCTTCTGTCCGTGTGGGGGGAGCTGGGAGCAGCTCAGCATTCAGGCGTCAGCAGCAGAGCCACATTTGAATGCATCTCAGAGCAGCTGAGAGGGCTCAGCGTGCTGCGGGACTGGAGGGAGTGTCAAGCCCAGTGCAGGAGGCTGGGACTGCAAGCCAGGAAGGCTGAATCACCAGGCACATTCAACAACTACAATCAGGGGGCAGCAGCCATGATGGACACCCAAATGACCCCAAGTGActtggtggaagaggaggaggatctgACCAGTGAGAAAGAGGCCCACTCTTCCTTAGTCACAATGCAGGAAG GAGGCCCGGGTCAGATTCTTCATGGGGCTCTCCCCTACGCCCAATGCGTGGGCCCGGAGGGGGGCCGCCACTGGACAGATGAGGAGGTGCGGGCTCTGCTGTGCGTCTGGTCTGACCGCCACGTCCGGCAGCGTCTGAAAGGGACGCTACGCAACAAGGCCATCTTCCAGGAGATGGCCCGCCGCATGCAAAGAGGTTTCGGAGTGGTGCGCAACTGGAAACAATGCCGCACAAAATATAAGAACCTCAAGTATGAGTACAAGATGGCCAAGAGCGCCCAGGCCGCTGCAGGCAGCAGCGGCAGTGGCCCAGGAAGGTACATGAAATTCTTCGACGAGTTGGAGGCCATATTGCTGGACAGGGGACTTGATGGGAAGGATGGGAACCATGATATGCAGAGGAGAGGACCTGATGTTGACCAGGGAGCTGGGAGGCTGGAAACTCTTGGAGGCCAGACACAGTCAACAGCACCTGCAGGAGACCTGGTCATTGAGATAGAtg ATGACAATAGTGACGATTATGAGCTGGACACAGACCCAAATCAAAGGGAATTAG AGGCCCACATATCACCACTGGACCAGTCTAGCGCCGAGCAGTTCCACGTGGTAACGGTGTCTGACACAGGACGGAACTGGAGTGACCAGGAGGTGCGTGCACTGATCCAGGTGTGGTCTGAAGAGGGCGTGTGCAGGCAGCTGCAGAGCTCCACCAGGAAGAGGGACATCTTTGTGCAGATCTCCTGCCGACTACTGCAGCAGGGGGTGGAGCGTGACTGGAAGCAGTGTCACACCAAATACAAGAACCTCAAGTACCTGTACCGCTCCTTACAGAGGGGAAGGGCTGACGGCACGGACCCGCGCCACCTTATGAGGTTCTATGATGAGGTGGATGCCATTTTGACCAGGTCGGATAGTGGACCTGCCATGAGATATGAGGAACAAACAGAGGCTGGTGCCATTTTGGCTGGGGCGGCCATGATGGGGTACGAGGATGGCAAAGATGCCATTTTCATGTCGTCAGATAGAGCAACTGCAAGAATGGGACATGAAGAGAGGACTCGTCCAGTTAACTCTTACACAGCTCAAAGTTATGAGGTTATCCCCAGGAATGAGGACAAACGAGCATacacag GCAATGCTGAGATGGATAAAAGAGAGGACGCGACAGCAAAAAGAGGGCTGAAGAGGAAAGCATTGGATCAAG ATACACATAGACCTGTGAAAAGGCATGACACTGGGGGCTGCTGTGCTGAGAGTATTGACTTCCAGTACAAAGAGGAGGATCAATACATTCCTATTATAGAGATCAACTCAGTCTGTTCCATGGCAGCCTCTGACTCATTCCGAGAAAAACAG GGTTGCAGATCGTCTTCCAACATGGCGTCTCCATCAG AGCTGAAACTGGGACAGAAACTAAACGAGGGAAAGACCAAGCAGATTTTCGAACTCGCGGATGAGCCAGGCCATGTTTTGGTCCAGTCGAAGGACCAAATCACAGCAGGGAATGCAGCGAGGAAGGACCAGATGGAGGGCAAGGCCGCGATAGCAAACAGAACCACGAGCTGTGTTTTCAAGTTGCTGCAGGAGGCGG GCATTAAGACAGCTTTTGTGAGGCAGCAGTCGGAGAAGGCATTCGTGGCGGCCCGCTGTGAGATGATACCAATCGAGTGGGTCTGTCGGAGGGTGGCCACCGGATCCTTTCTCAAGAGGAACCCAGGGGTCAAGGAGGGCTACAGGTTCTACCCTCTGAAAATGGAAATGTTcttcaag GACGATGCCAACAATGACCCTCAATGGTCAGAGGAGCAGCTGCTGGAGACTAAGTTATCTCTGGCTGGGCTCACCATTGGCCGCTGTGAGGTGGACATAATGAACCGCAGCACTGTGGCCATCTTTGAGGTCCTGGAGAGGGCCTGGGCCACCCAGAACTGCACCCTTGTGGACATGAAG atTGAGTTTGGTGTGAATGTGAGCACTAAAGAGATAGTGCTTGCTGATGTGATTGACAATGACTCCTGGAGGCTGTGGCCAGCGGGAGATCGGAGTCAGCAGAAAGACAAACAG GTGTACCGGGACCTGAAGGAGGTGACTCCTGAAGCTATGCAGATGGTAAAGAGGAACTTTGAGTGGGTCTCTGAAAGCGTGAAG CGGCTGCTGGAGCCCCAGGCCAGTGGCAGAGTGGTGGTTCTGATGGGCTCCATCTCTGACACTGCCCACTGTGAGAAGATCAGGAAGGCCTGTGGCTCCTACGGAATCCCCTGTGAACTCAGAGTCACTTCGGCACACAAAGGACCAGATGAAACTCTCCGCATCAAAGCTGAATATGAAG GTGACGGAGTACCAACTGTGTTTGTGGCTGTGGCGGGCAGAAGCAACGGCCTTGGTCCAGTGATGTCAGGAAACACCGTCTACCCAGTCATCAACTGCCCTCCTATCACCCCCAACTGGGGGGCACAGGACATCTGGTCATCCCTTCGCATGCCAAGCG GTCTTGGCTGCTCCACCGTCCTCTCCCCAGAAGCTGCGGCCCAGTTTGCTGCTCAGATCTTCGGGCTCAGTGACCACCTGGTGTGGTCCAAACTGCGAGCCTCCATGCTCAACACCTGGGTGTCTCTGAAGCAGGCTGACAAGAAGCTGCAGGCCTGCAGCTTGTGA
- the paics gene encoding multifunctional protein ADE2 isoform X2: protein MASPSELKLGQKLNEGKTKQIFELADEPGHVLVQSKDQITAGNAARKDQMEGKAAIANRTTSCVFKLLQEAGIKTAFVRQQSEKAFVAARCEMIPIEWVCRRVATGSFLKRNPGVKEGYRFYPLKMEMFFKDDANNDPQWSEEQLLETKLSLAGLTIGRCEVDIMNRSTVAIFEVLERAWATQNCTLVDMKIEFGVNVSTKEIVLADVIDNDSWRLWPAGDRSQQKDKQVYRDLKEVTPEAMQMVKRNFEWVSESVKRLLEPQASGRVVVLMGSISDTAHCEKIRKACGSYGIPCELRVTSAHKGPDETLRIKAEYEGDGVPTVFVAVAGRSNGLGPVMSGNTVYPVINCPPITPNWGAQDIWSSLRMPSGLGCSTVLSPEAAAQFAAQIFGLSDHLVWSKLRASMLNTWVSLKQADKKLQACSL from the exons ATGGCGTCTCCATCAG AGCTGAAACTGGGACAGAAACTAAACGAGGGAAAGACCAAGCAGATTTTCGAACTCGCGGATGAGCCAGGCCATGTTTTGGTCCAGTCGAAGGACCAAATCACAGCAGGGAATGCAGCGAGGAAGGACCAGATGGAGGGCAAGGCCGCGATAGCAAACAGAACCACGAGCTGTGTTTTCAAGTTGCTGCAGGAGGCGG GCATTAAGACAGCTTTTGTGAGGCAGCAGTCGGAGAAGGCATTCGTGGCGGCCCGCTGTGAGATGATACCAATCGAGTGGGTCTGTCGGAGGGTGGCCACCGGATCCTTTCTCAAGAGGAACCCAGGGGTCAAGGAGGGCTACAGGTTCTACCCTCTGAAAATGGAAATGTTcttcaag GACGATGCCAACAATGACCCTCAATGGTCAGAGGAGCAGCTGCTGGAGACTAAGTTATCTCTGGCTGGGCTCACCATTGGCCGCTGTGAGGTGGACATAATGAACCGCAGCACTGTGGCCATCTTTGAGGTCCTGGAGAGGGCCTGGGCCACCCAGAACTGCACCCTTGTGGACATGAAG atTGAGTTTGGTGTGAATGTGAGCACTAAAGAGATAGTGCTTGCTGATGTGATTGACAATGACTCCTGGAGGCTGTGGCCAGCGGGAGATCGGAGTCAGCAGAAAGACAAACAG GTGTACCGGGACCTGAAGGAGGTGACTCCTGAAGCTATGCAGATGGTAAAGAGGAACTTTGAGTGGGTCTCTGAAAGCGTGAAG CGGCTGCTGGAGCCCCAGGCCAGTGGCAGAGTGGTGGTTCTGATGGGCTCCATCTCTGACACTGCCCACTGTGAGAAGATCAGGAAGGCCTGTGGCTCCTACGGAATCCCCTGTGAACTCAGAGTCACTTCGGCACACAAAGGACCAGATGAAACTCTCCGCATCAAAGCTGAATATGAAG GTGACGGAGTACCAACTGTGTTTGTGGCTGTGGCGGGCAGAAGCAACGGCCTTGGTCCAGTGATGTCAGGAAACACCGTCTACCCAGTCATCAACTGCCCTCCTATCACCCCCAACTGGGGGGCACAGGACATCTGGTCATCCCTTCGCATGCCAAGCG GTCTTGGCTGCTCCACCGTCCTCTCCCCAGAAGCTGCGGCCCAGTTTGCTGCTCAGATCTTCGGGCTCAGTGACCACCTGGTGTGGTCCAAACTGCGAGCCTCCATGCTCAACACCTGGGTGTCTCTGAAGCAGGCTGACAAGAAGCTGCAGGCCTGCAGCTTGTGA
- the ppat gene encoding amidophosphoribosyltransferase isoform X1 has protein sequence MSEFEESGIGEECGVFGCVAAGEWPTQLEVAKVLTLGLVALQHRGQESAGIVTSNGVNPPTYNTLKGMGLVNNAFPPENLLKLRYGNLGIGHTRYSTTGISELQNCQPFVVDTLHGKIAVAHNGELVNAAALRKKVMRHGVGLSTSSDSELITQLLALTPPMEELDAPDWVARIKNLMHETPTSYSLLVMYTDVIYAIRDPYGNRPLSIGRLVPISKLHTAGAGEGETEGWVVSSESCSFQSIGAKYYREVMPGEIVQISKHGVKSLSIVPRPEGDLPAFCIFEYVYFARPDSIFEGQMVYTVRQRCGRQLAVEAPTEADVVSTVPESATPAALGYAQQSGLPYVEVLCKNRYVGRTFIQPNTRLRQLGVAKKFGALTDNFIGKRVVLVDDSIVRGNTISPIIKLLKEAGATEVHIRVASPPIRFPCYMGINIPTKEELIANRPEFEDIAGYIGATSVRYLSVEGLLSAVQGGIPSLQGKDERINTNASRRVGHCTACLTGKYPVELEW, from the exons ATGAGCGAGTTCGAAGAATCTGGCATCGGAGAAGAGTGCGGAGTGTTTGGCTGTGTTGCAGCAGGGGAATGGCCAACACAACTAGAAGTTGCCAAAGTGTTAACTTTGGGTCTTGTAGCGCTACAGCACAG GGGTCAGGAAAGTGCTGGGATTGTCACAAGCAATGGAGTCAACCCACCAACGTACAACACCCTCAAG GGAATGGGCTTAGTGAACAACGCCTTCCCACCTGAGAACCTTTTGAAGCTGCGCTACGGTAACCTGGGCATCGGGCACACACGCTACTCCACCACGGGCATCTCTGAGCTGCAGAACTGCCAGCCCTTTGTGGTGGACACACTGCACGGCAAGATCGCTGTGGCACACAACGGGGAGCTGGTCAATGCAGCTGCACTGCGTAAGAAG GTGATGCGTCACGGCGTGGGcctgtccaccagctcagacagTGAGCTCATCACCCAGCTGCTGGCTCTGACTCCACCCATGGAGGAGCTGGATGCCCCTGACTGGGTTGCCAG GATAAAGAACCTGATGCATGAGACCCCGACATCCTACTCGCTGCTGGTGATGTACACAGATGTGATCTATGCTATCCGTGACCCGTATGGAAACAGACCCCTCAGTATTGGGCGCCTCGTCCCCATTTCTAAACTCCACACTGCAG GTGCTGgcgagggggagacagagggctgGGTGGTGTCATCAGAGTCCTGCAGCTTCCAGTCCATCGGTGCCAA GTACTACAGAGAGGTGATGCCTGGAGAGATAGTCCAGATCTCCAAACACGGTGTGAAGTCCCTAAGCATCGTCCCTCGCCCTGAGGGAGACCTCCCTGCATTCTGCATCTTTGAATATGTCTACTTTGCCAGACCAGATTCCATATTTGAAG GTCAGATGGTGTACACGGTGAGGCAGCGCTGTGGACGTCAGCTGGCCGTTGAGGCCCCTACAGAGGCAGACGTGGTCAGCACTGTGCCCGAGTCTGCTACACCGGCTGCACTGGGATATGCTCAACAG TCGGGACTGCCGTACGTGGAGGTTCTGTGTAAGAATCGCTATGTTGGGAGAACGTTTATTCAACCAAACACACGCCTCAGGCAGTTGGGGGTGGCCAAGAAGTTTGGGGCACTGACAGACAACTTTATAGGCAAGCGAGTGGTGCTCGTTGATGACTCCATTGTCAGGGGCAACACCATCTCCCCCATAATAAAGCTCTTAAAGGAAGCAGGAGCCACAGAG GTTCACATCCGTGTTGCCTCACCACCCATCAGGTTCCCATGCTACATGGGCATCAACATCCCCACAAAAGAGGAACTCATCGCTAACAGGCCAGAGTTTGAGGACATTGCGGGCTACATTG GTGCAACCAGTGTGAGGTATCTGTCGGTTGAGGGCCTGTTATCAGCGGTGCAGGGAGGAATCCCCTCCCTCCAGGGGAAGGATGAGAGGATCAACACCAATGCCAGCAGGAGAGTGGGCCACTGCACCGCCTGCCTCACAGGCAAATACCCTGTGGAACTGGAGTGGTGA
- the ppat gene encoding amidophosphoribosyltransferase isoform X2 gives MGLVNNAFPPENLLKLRYGNLGIGHTRYSTTGISELQNCQPFVVDTLHGKIAVAHNGELVNAAALRKKVMRHGVGLSTSSDSELITQLLALTPPMEELDAPDWVARIKNLMHETPTSYSLLVMYTDVIYAIRDPYGNRPLSIGRLVPISKLHTAGAGEGETEGWVVSSESCSFQSIGAKYYREVMPGEIVQISKHGVKSLSIVPRPEGDLPAFCIFEYVYFARPDSIFEGQMVYTVRQRCGRQLAVEAPTEADVVSTVPESATPAALGYAQQSGLPYVEVLCKNRYVGRTFIQPNTRLRQLGVAKKFGALTDNFIGKRVVLVDDSIVRGNTISPIIKLLKEAGATEVHIRVASPPIRFPCYMGINIPTKEELIANRPEFEDIAGYIGATSVRYLSVEGLLSAVQGGIPSLQGKDERINTNASRRVGHCTACLTGKYPVELEW, from the exons ATGGGCTTAGTGAACAACGCCTTCCCACCTGAGAACCTTTTGAAGCTGCGCTACGGTAACCTGGGCATCGGGCACACACGCTACTCCACCACGGGCATCTCTGAGCTGCAGAACTGCCAGCCCTTTGTGGTGGACACACTGCACGGCAAGATCGCTGTGGCACACAACGGGGAGCTGGTCAATGCAGCTGCACTGCGTAAGAAG GTGATGCGTCACGGCGTGGGcctgtccaccagctcagacagTGAGCTCATCACCCAGCTGCTGGCTCTGACTCCACCCATGGAGGAGCTGGATGCCCCTGACTGGGTTGCCAG GATAAAGAACCTGATGCATGAGACCCCGACATCCTACTCGCTGCTGGTGATGTACACAGATGTGATCTATGCTATCCGTGACCCGTATGGAAACAGACCCCTCAGTATTGGGCGCCTCGTCCCCATTTCTAAACTCCACACTGCAG GTGCTGgcgagggggagacagagggctgGGTGGTGTCATCAGAGTCCTGCAGCTTCCAGTCCATCGGTGCCAA GTACTACAGAGAGGTGATGCCTGGAGAGATAGTCCAGATCTCCAAACACGGTGTGAAGTCCCTAAGCATCGTCCCTCGCCCTGAGGGAGACCTCCCTGCATTCTGCATCTTTGAATATGTCTACTTTGCCAGACCAGATTCCATATTTGAAG GTCAGATGGTGTACACGGTGAGGCAGCGCTGTGGACGTCAGCTGGCCGTTGAGGCCCCTACAGAGGCAGACGTGGTCAGCACTGTGCCCGAGTCTGCTACACCGGCTGCACTGGGATATGCTCAACAG TCGGGACTGCCGTACGTGGAGGTTCTGTGTAAGAATCGCTATGTTGGGAGAACGTTTATTCAACCAAACACACGCCTCAGGCAGTTGGGGGTGGCCAAGAAGTTTGGGGCACTGACAGACAACTTTATAGGCAAGCGAGTGGTGCTCGTTGATGACTCCATTGTCAGGGGCAACACCATCTCCCCCATAATAAAGCTCTTAAAGGAAGCAGGAGCCACAGAG GTTCACATCCGTGTTGCCTCACCACCCATCAGGTTCCCATGCTACATGGGCATCAACATCCCCACAAAAGAGGAACTCATCGCTAACAGGCCAGAGTTTGAGGACATTGCGGGCTACATTG GTGCAACCAGTGTGAGGTATCTGTCGGTTGAGGGCCTGTTATCAGCGGTGCAGGGAGGAATCCCCTCCCTCCAGGGGAAGGATGAGAGGATCAACACCAATGCCAGCAGGAGAGTGGGCCACTGCACCGCCTGCCTCACAGGCAAATACCCTGTGGAACTGGAGTGGTGA